The following proteins come from a genomic window of Corallococcus sp. NCRR:
- a CDS encoding Crp/Fnr family transcriptional regulator produces MSYAQLLAEIPMFESLGREDLENMSSLLQPRRFARGEVIFHRGDVGTALFIIRRGQVAIRLSSSEGREITLALLDRGDAFGELSLLDGEMRSTDAMAREESHLLTLQRDDFRRYLETRPQVSLALLANMSRLVRRTTQLVYDSAFLDARSRLVRVLLELAKTQGKQSPEGLVITPKLTQSELANLCGVTRESVNKWLRYYVREGMLSFEGGQIVLLQPERLGQDAE; encoded by the coding sequence ATGTCCTACGCGCAGCTGCTGGCTGAAATCCCCATGTTCGAGAGCCTCGGCCGGGAGGACCTGGAGAACATGTCGTCGCTCCTCCAGCCTCGGCGCTTCGCGAGGGGAGAGGTCATCTTCCACCGGGGAGACGTGGGCACCGCGCTGTTCATCATCCGGCGCGGCCAGGTGGCCATCCGGCTGTCCTCCAGCGAGGGGCGCGAAATCACCCTAGCGCTGCTGGACCGGGGGGACGCCTTTGGAGAGCTGTCACTGCTGGATGGAGAGATGCGCTCCACGGACGCGATGGCGCGCGAGGAGTCGCATCTGCTGACGCTCCAGCGCGACGACTTCCGGCGCTACCTGGAGACGCGGCCGCAGGTAAGCCTGGCGTTGCTGGCGAACATGAGCCGGCTGGTGCGGCGCACGACGCAGCTCGTGTACGACTCGGCCTTCCTGGACGCGCGCAGCCGGCTGGTGCGGGTGCTGCTGGAGCTGGCGAAGACGCAAGGCAAGCAGTCCCCCGAAGGGCTGGTCATCACGCCGAAGCTCACGCAGTCGGAGCTGGCCAACCTGTGCGGCGTCACCCGCGAGAGCGTCAACAAGTGGCTGCGCTACTACGTGCGCGAGGGGATGCTCAGCTTCGAGGGCGGGCAGATCGTCCTCCTCCAGCCGGAGCGGCTGGGCCAGGACGCCGAGTAG